One genomic segment of Mycolicibacterium psychrotolerans includes these proteins:
- a CDS encoding DUF1254 domain-containing protein, whose protein sequence is MAAAMIVVAGCSGQASDQSQSSSSSPSSSTTPAPVTPEEARAIAKEAYIYGFPIVDNYRVQYTYFVDKQDPQYKGGWNQVHSTARVFTPEDTTVQTPNSDTPYSALGADLRTEPLVLTVPPIQQDRYYSLQFVDGYTSNFAYVGSRTTGNGGGKYLLAGPDWKGEKPAGIDEVIRSDTELAMVLYRTQLFGPSDIDEVKKIQAGYQAAPLSVFLNQPSPAPAPPIDFVPPLTPDQQRTSPQFFEILNFALRFAPTLPEEAQLRERFAKIGIGPDGNFDAEKLSPEMRTAIEGGMADAWAELDALKKNDIDTGKVGSAQFFGTRQDLKGNYLYRMAGAVFGIYGNTAAEALYPSFTNDSTGVPLTGANNYTFRFPKGQLPPVNAFWSLTVYELPQSMLVANPINRYLINSPMLPSLVADPDGGYTFYIQNSSPGLDREANWLPAPKGPFSLVLRLYWPKPDALNGTWKPPQPQKV, encoded by the coding sequence ATGGCGGCCGCGATGATCGTCGTCGCCGGCTGCAGCGGACAGGCGAGTGACCAGTCGCAGAGTTCGTCGTCTTCGCCGTCGTCGTCGACGACACCGGCGCCGGTCACCCCCGAGGAGGCCAGGGCCATCGCCAAAGAGGCTTACATCTACGGCTTCCCGATCGTCGACAACTATCGCGTGCAGTACACCTACTTCGTCGACAAGCAGGACCCGCAGTACAAGGGCGGCTGGAACCAGGTGCACAGCACTGCCCGGGTGTTCACCCCCGAGGACACCACGGTCCAGACGCCCAACTCGGACACGCCGTACTCGGCGCTCGGCGCCGACCTGCGCACCGAACCGCTGGTGCTGACGGTCCCGCCGATCCAGCAGGACCGGTACTACTCGCTGCAGTTCGTCGACGGCTACACCTCCAACTTCGCCTACGTCGGGAGCCGCACCACCGGCAACGGCGGCGGCAAGTACCTGCTGGCCGGCCCGGACTGGAAGGGCGAGAAACCCGCCGGGATCGACGAGGTGATCCGGTCGGACACCGAACTCGCCATGGTGCTGTACCGCACGCAGCTGTTCGGGCCGTCCGACATCGACGAGGTCAAGAAGATCCAGGCGGGATACCAGGCGGCGCCGCTGTCGGTGTTCCTCAACCAGCCCTCGCCGGCGCCGGCCCCGCCGATCGATTTCGTGCCGCCGCTGACACCCGACCAGCAGCGCACGTCGCCGCAGTTCTTCGAGATCCTGAACTTCGCGCTGCGGTTCGCGCCGACGCTGCCCGAGGAGGCGCAGCTGCGCGAGCGCTTCGCGAAGATCGGTATCGGGCCCGACGGCAACTTCGACGCCGAGAAGCTCAGCCCCGAGATGCGCACGGCGATCGAGGGCGGCATGGCCGACGCCTGGGCCGAGCTCGACGCGCTGAAGAAGAACGACATCGACACCGGCAAAGTGGGGTCGGCCCAGTTCTTCGGCACCCGCCAGGACCTCAAGGGCAACTACCTGTACCGGATGGCCGGAGCGGTGTTCGGCATCTACGGCAACACCGCCGCCGAAGCGCTCTACCCGAGCTTCACCAACGACTCCACCGGCGTCCCGCTGACCGGGGCCAACAACTACACGTTCCGGTTCCCGAAGGGGCAGCTGCCGCCGGTCAACGCTTTCTGGTCACTGACCGTCTACGAGCTGCCGCAGAGCATGCTGGTGGCCAACCCGATCAACCGCTACCTGATCAACTCGCCGATGCTGCCGAGCCTGGTCGCCGATCCCGACGGCGGATACACGTTCTACATCCAGAACAGTTCACCGGGGCTGGACCGGGAAGCGAACTGGCTGCCCGCG